Part of the Montipora foliosa isolate CH-2021 chromosome 13, ASM3666993v2, whole genome shotgun sequence genome is shown below.
CCAGGCATGTGATACTAATACAAGTGTatcttaaaaatacaaaatcaaTTACACAAATACCTAAAATTATAATTGAAATACAGAATTCATAACACCCGTATTTTTGGTAAATAGGATTACCGAAAACATTGATAAAAAACACCCAACAAAACCCCTGGCCTGGCCTAACAGCTAGAAGTCAAACTGTATGAGCTTACATGCCAGGCCATCGAAACTAAAACTTAGCAAAAACGGCCACGGTTGGATTACAAAAATAACTTATCTAACATTTCCACTTGCCAATAAATCAAGGTAATCTGAGAACAAAACAACACACTCACTTTGAAAGGTATAAACGCTTGAGCTCTGGCGAAAATGTGGCCATGTCGCCCATCGAAGGCTTAGCACTGCTTGGCGATAGCGTAGTCAGAACGTTCCTTCTCTTTCCTCGTGGAGATGGCGGAATCAGCTTTTCAAACTCTTATTTGAATCGCAAGGCTTTCCCGTAATTTAACCCCAGCTTCACGAAGATTGGGGAGTCGGCATCTCTTGGTAAGAGATCGGCAATGGCTAAAGGACAGTTTACTTCTTCTTCTGTCATCAAATAATGGAtgataaagtgaaattaacaactcATTCAACCTTCAAAACGATCGCAGAATGGTATACATCTTTCGAGAAGACTTAAATAAGCTTTAATTACCTTCAAATGCTTTGGCGATGCCTTGGTCGAAGAGCTGTGATAACTTTTGATTTATCTTCCACGTTTATTTCCTCGTTCATCTTTGCACAAGAACTCCTGTCGATACGCGTCACCAGCCCACAAACAACTTCTAGAAAATGGCGCCTATTTTTTAAGTGCGCAAACAAAACCACCAGCCACGCTGGCTCATGATTGGTCCGTGTTTGAAAGCCGTGAACTGATTGGCTAAGGTTGGCTATGCGTTCCCGCCGAAAAATGGTCCATGCACAGTGATTCTGAGCCCACTGTGTTATTAGGACAGCATATATCCATCACAAAAAGCAACATGGCGGCAAACTATATGGAAAGTAGCGAAAAAAGTCCTCCGATTTGGACAAGAAGTAGTATCACATCGTGCTCCTGCAGTGATAACACATGCCATAATGAAACATTTATATAATACAATGTATAATACAAGTCAACACCACATGtgtctgattttttttttacttctagttttcttttcacttgtaCCATATAAATGCACCTCTAATACCCTTGTAGCAATAGCTTCATATCAAATAACTGCAGCCGGTTAGCAGCTGTTTCAAATCCAAGATTTGGGAAATAATGTCCTCATACATAACTCATGGGAAAACTGGAATTAGTCTTTAACTTTCCCAATCGTTTTTCAAAACAGTAACTTTGACCTTTTCCAGAACTAAAAGTTCCCACTTTTGTTGCCCAAACGTTTTGCTTAGTAAGAGAGCTATGTCCCAATTCTCTCTTAGATTTGGGTAAATGCGGTATTTTCCAAAACCTTTTTCCCAATATTTTCCTATTTCTGAAAAAATTATGTCCcaaatacaaataaatatgGGAAAAAGTTGAATGGTATTAAGATTTCCCAACATTTTCCCAAAATagcaatttttgctttttttcatcacaaaaaatTCCCAATTTTTTGTCCAATATTTTCCCAGAGAAGGAAAATCATGTTCCATTTATTTCCCAGAATTGGGTAAAATCCCATATTTTTCCCAAAGTTGAGTTCTGAaaagataatttattttttttcccaaaaaaatccCTAATTGTGAAGTAAAAGGTGGTATAAGGTTCCAAATTTTTCCCAAATTTGGGAAATTGTTTCCCAGTTTTATCCCAATATTTTCCCAAATTTGGGAAAATTTACAGAAATTTCCCAATTTGGGAATCCAAAATTTTTCCTGTGGTTACTAGATTCTTGCAGATTCTTGGCAAAGACATAACAGCCAAGTCCGACAAGATCAAAGCGCAATTCAGGTAATTATCCTTTTTACACACTGAATTCGATCAGTGTTCGTTCTTTCGGATATCGGAGACATTCAGCCTTCCTCCTAGACATGCCACAAGTCGAAAGAGAGCGAGCGAGCGAAATCGAGGGACGACCTCCTATTTATCTGTTAGTGGTAACGGGCTTTGAGAAAGTCCACCCTCCTCCATAATAGCACGGTAGCTCATCGCTTTGTAGTACTGTTCGCATGCCTAACAAAACATCAAAATTAGTCTATATAAAGGTAAAGAATGGCGAATACCTTGACGAGATGCTTTGCTTCCCAATGCAAAACTCACAAGGACAAGAACTAACAATGCGAGCGAACCTTGCCCAGACATATTTGCTGAAACTGCAGATGGAATGTAACACTTCCGCAGTTTATGTAAATTAATAATACTCTACTTGACAGCTTGGCAGACACTCGTCGTAAATGACATTAACCTTTGACGAGGCCATGCCAGAGGATGGTTCCGCGTTTTAAAAGCTTTGCCAATGTTTCACCTTGCTGTTGGAAATTAAAGGCAACTTAAACAAAGGATGTCGTTTGTTGCTGTTTTACCTTCTACGTGCTGTCGCTACCTTTTAGGCCAAGTCCCTTGTCGGAATTAATCAAGCAGTCAATTAATGGCATAAGTAAAATGTAGTAACCGCAATTTTGAAGTGTTTTGGAGTGGCCGGCTGTTCTACTTTTGTTTGAACTTATATAGTATTGTTTGAACTTATATATTTATtggcggaggggttggcgcagtggtaagatctctgccttccaaccctagggtcccgggttccattcccggttctgccgagagtggaatatttggcgaccttctttcccgctgaagttctcactcagctttccatccttccgaggtcggtaaaatgagtaccagcatgcatggactgcttagaagcggctgcaatttgcgcctgtatatgcttccagtccgctgggggtaaactgatcattgtaaagcgcctttgagacgtttgtgataaaggcgctatataaatgcacgactttacctttactttactttatagtATAGTAAAGGTCCGGGCTTCACATTTCAGCAAATGACCAGGGACAttcaacgtcaattttcggaaaatatctgttcggaagacgatttgagatccgGCTAGaactttcggaacatttgttgtaaaatttcttgcttgcctgcctgtcctaggattttcgaacatctaaaaaagggtataattgcccattttaaacggatttttaccctaaaaaggttgtctagaattttcgggagtcctttttctggctgaaattttcgaaaacgtaagttcTGATCCCTATCAGATGAAAAAAtgtttaggggataaaaatatgcctatatctaccgcttaaatgctaaaatacgtttaacaacaatgctatgtctaagtggttttgaactacattCTCGTTGGCTGCCCTTGAAATGACGAGTGCAAACAACGACAATGCGAAGtatcgattcaacatgtttcaacatggTTGAAAGTTTaagccgggggggggggggggaagacaGTCCCCCCCGGGAGGTTAAGTGGGTGGCGAACAGTTGCCACATTGTGGTTCCAaagtgaaatgaccaaatttcaggtttgacgacaacgtgggcatACAACAATGACAACGAAGAaatacgtttttgcaaacgttggccgtgtagcacttatctTTCAACAGAATCAACTATCAACCATCCATACAACAATGGACCGTTTATTTTCTACCCTTCGTTCCAATCCCGTTATTTGACAGTTTGCACGTTTTGATAACGttaacaagatggaataatcgtgaaattCTTATGATAGCGCGAAGTGGCGTGCCGTTGCGTCCTTTGACTTCAAATGGTAGCAATGCTCTCGTCCTTAGAGCCCTCTTTCCTACTGGTCAGCATGcaccacaaaaaaaaagaaggtatGTACTTTTAGAAAAGAGGGATGTTGGTGACAAAAGTGCTTGAAAACATCTTAAGCATGCGCATCATAAGGGCTTAGCGGAAGAATGGCGGCCTCAAAATGCcattctttttttctcaataaATCTTTATTTACAAGAAGAAAGGTGCTGTGTAGAGAGAGCCCTGGTAGCATTTAATTACTACGCCACCGTCTTCGGTCTCGACAATGTGGCTTGTGCgaagttttatttttgtttgaggCGAATGGCCAGGCCCCTAGTGGGAAGTGCAGTGCCTGCCAGACTGATACCGACTAATCCGTTGTCCCACTATGTGCTTACTGTGCTTGTTCTGCTACAACAGGTTTTGTCTAACTCTCCGTTCAGCTCCTTGAGGTGTCTTGGGTAACAGCAAATAACGCAAATTGTTGTTTCTACGTTGCGTCattgaaaaaacaacaacaacaaccatccATTTATTTGCCAAATTAGAAAAAGTTTTATACAACAGAGTAAATTACTttgatcaggcaaaaaaccactcAGAATAGTTTTAAACTAAACGAGCAGAGTAGTTTCCATAAATTATTGCTTGCATTTTCAAGGTTAATTGTAACACACACACAACTAATAGAATAGACAAGAGGATCaataatgaaataatgaaataaataaatctaaCTAATCTAAGGGAAATACatttagagaagaaaaacaaacaaaaagaaaaaaaaaccccgaAAAACTGGTAACACATAGTAGTATAGTATTTATCAATTCTTGAGTTTGAATAAATAGTTAAGACTCTGAAAGATCATTCAGTGTTGATATCAATAAAAGCAAAAAAGCGGTCACCCTGTCGGCCGCCATTTTAAGGTTACGTTCGAGAAGACTCGGGCAGAGAAAACACATGATTCTCGAAGGATTGTCGTGACGGTAGCGTTTTCAAAATTTAGCCAGATGACGGTGGACACGCTAAGGCCTCAACTACAAGATCCCTTTCACCCATCCACACCACTCAAAAATGATCAAAACAAATGCTCTCAGAGTTTTTCCACGCTTTTTACGTCATCCTTTTCAAAAGTTTTCGCTTTCACATATCCACACAAatgcgttttcaaaattttgctacGCCCCCAACGTCATCGTTTTCAAAGGGCTCAGTTTTCATCTGAACCCACTTTTGAAACAGTTTTCGAAAGTCCCCGTTTTCATCGGCCTTTTCTGGGCGTTTTAGTAACGATGACTGGCAAAAACGCAGCAAAAAGTAAGCGTTTCAACGCATTGGTGTGGGATGAGACCTACGGCTAATCGTATGAAGAAGACTGCGTTTTAAAATTTATCTGAGTAGTGTGGAAGGGACGTAACGCTCTGAAAAATGCAGTTTCCGTTTTTCCCTGCATTCAACTTAAGTTTCTTCATCTAGTTTTTCGAATTACTTGTTCTTCTAACGAAGGTAATAATGAATTATGAGTTGTTGCATGGAAGAACTCCTGTTGGGACAAAAAATCAAGAGACTAGACTGTTTCACTAAGCGAATTTATTGCCggaaagtaaaaacaaaagataCAACAAAGAGGCGCAAAAAGCAACAGCAAAAGAAAACCTTAAAACAATAGCTATAATTGAGAAAAATTAACATCAAGAAGATTTGCCTAAAAAAGTGTTAGATGAAAGTTGTTTTTTCACTGATAACATCCTCATCAAAGTCTGAATCATTTACTTGGAACACATCGTCTTTGGCGTCCATAACACGAGTGTACTGCTGCATTTCGAGCTGTTCATATAGCATGCCTTCCACGCCCTGGAAACCAATCTCCTCGAGGCTTTCTGGCAGCGGTTTATTTAGAGTCTCCGGTAAAACCAGACTTAATAATCCCGCGGAAAACGAACACATTCCAAATATCATCATAGGAAGAGGACGAGTGTAGACACCCTGAAACGAAGTTTCCAAAAGAGACAGTACATAAACACGGCTGCataaaggaaaaagagaatACAAGATAAGAGCGGGTTTGAGTGTCTATGACATTATATTGGCGATCGCAAATGGCACAGAGTTATaaaatgagccaatcaaaacgaGCGCGGGAAAAAAAACGCGTGCGGAGAAGTCAGAATTGttttgcttctgattggttacaAACGTGGCGCAAGAGCCAATGAACAAGCGAACAGCAATCCATGACCACGGCAACCACACCCATTGGGAACAGTCGAAAAACAATGAAGGAAACTTACCAAAAATACCACGAATGGCGAGCAAATGCCACCTATCCTGGAGGCCATTGAGCAAACACCCATTCCAACATTCCTGAAGAAACAAAAGGGAGTTTTATAGTTAAACTCAGGGAAATGGTTCATCACTCTTGCTGTTCAatgcaaaaacaatttttcttgATTTCCACTCTTCCAATCATTTATATCTCTTTTACTACAAAAAAGTAGTTTATAATATTCACGTCAGTTTTGCATCACTTCATCAAGGCCTTAGCTTTAATACCataaatttgtaattgagatagaACAATATACGCCACCAACATTACAAACACAGCATAAGGCTTGATACATGAGCAATACAAAAAGGAATAAATTTTGTTCCAAAGAAGGATGATTCTCTTATAGACTTCTCTATAATTAGGCAAGCTCATATATTGCACAAGTCTTAACAAACAAACTTCACATCAACAATGACTACTATTTTTTGCCACATTACCTCACTACTGTGGGAAGAAGTTCAGctgaataaatataaataacaGCAAATGATGCAGAAATTCCAAATTTGCCAATCATAGCAAAAGAAGTGGTTAGAATTCTGGAGGTTGGTTTTGTACCTTGAGAAAAAAGGTGgacatgaaaaacaaaactaaaggaAAGAGGGATAGTATTATAGATTTATGTTGGCCCGGGTTGCTGGAAACATGGTTAGTGCTTAAACCAGTGTTAAAtgtaccatggaaacctataggtttagCGCTAcgaaccaggcttcgagcaaccggccccagtagttaaataatttattctgtGGGTTCCTCATGGTGAGCTCTCATTCTTAAATAGCAAGAGAACAGTTTTGTTTCTTGCAGAGAAAAATAATACATTACTGCTAATTACGAAGTTCTCAGTGGAAGTGAACTGCTGAGACAACAGGCACAGCAAGCTTGATCAGTGACAGTTCCATTATTAAATAATGCGTAAATAAACTATTTTTATTGATGTGTGCTCTATTTATTATTTGCTGGTGCCAGCCCAAGCAGTCATACGTTTGTATTGGATTTTACTTTGAAAGACCCAGTTCTGAAATAGGGGGAAAGAGGTAATACCTAATTATGAATAGAGAGGGAATTAATAACAGAAAGGGATTGAAAATGATGCTTTTACAAAAAGGCCACACTCTGACACTTATTGGACGATTTTATGACATTCTGAGGGGAGGTTTTATCAACACACCAGTTTGAAAAAATAAGCAAACCAGGCAGGCTGCTCCTCCCATCATCATATAGTAGCACAAGCTACGTCGCCGTCCCACCCTACAACAAGAAAATTGTACATTAACATGAATCTCCTGATTTGCAGCAATCCACGCAATCAGAGATAACAAAATAGCAGTATTTAAGGTGCTAACTAAAATGGAGGATAATTCTCTCACCAGTTAATGAGGCAAACACTTGTTAGGTAAGCAGGTACCTCCATAAGACTTGATAAGAAAAAGTTTTTATAAATATCGCCTCCCAAATGTTTAGTGTTCAGCGATAAGCCATAGTAGACCAAAGTGTTAACAAACCTTAAGacaatacaaaaataaatttaaatcaagTAAAAGGTCAAACTGATATCCAACATCATTGCAAGATTAGTGACTTAATCCACTGACTCCAGGTAGGCATGAGACTTTCCATAAATAAAGCCAAAGAAATACTGTTTACAACAttaaaaaatttaatgtagttctgtctttaaattacaaaatttacATAATACTGGATGAAAAAAGTGTTTTCTTAGCAAGGGTTGAAAGAGAAAACACTTATTGCTAGCACTGTAAATGGGGCCTGCTcctgtgggggggggggggactcccatatgaaacagacggggatgctcgttgtCTCGCATAGGGGtataaattttggattttggtctcacttagggtgttccgggcaaagccccaatattttaagccgccaaggtcttgTTTAGGgctccgcgaagaaacacagaattacgcgaagagaaacagaagtcaaattttctttttaacttgtttttaggggtcaaaatttgcttaagccacacccagattggtctcctttagggttcacaaaaagcttgagccacgcccagatggtctcctttaggggttaaattcaaaatttccgacgagcatccccatctgttccatatgggagtcccccccctccccccccctctgCTGTCTTCATTATTATTGATGAACCCAAGTTTTTGTCCAGTGGCGCTCAAATTCAACAGTGACCCACAAATGTGGAGAAATTGTGAATACAAGTATGATGAAACCTTTCAATCATACCCATCATGCAAACACATCATGTAATTTAATTCATGCACAGGTTGCATACACAGTCATAACAATTgattatttaaaaagaaaaactttacaCCTACCATAAATAGAACAGGACTACTGTAATTTTTGCAATCTTCAGATTGGAAAACAAATCTAAGCAGCCATATCGATTTCCAACTACAGACATGGGAGGGCTAACTTGGAGAAGAACCTTAGGAACAGCAATACCATTTTTCCTGGCTATGATGGAAAGGATGTCTTCTGCCTCAGCCAAACGACCACGAATAATCAGCCATCTGGCTGACTCAGGTACAATTCTGCAATTAAAAGAAGTACTTTCTAAACATATATGTACATGTGTGATGCTTCTGAAAACACTCTGCATCTCTTACAAGGCATTTCCAATGGGAAGAGTTCCAGACGCACAATTTAAACTGATCGAATTATTATAAGTGCATGCCTTGCATGCTTGGGAAATCTGATGTCGACCATCAAAGACAAGATCAAATGGACTGAAATTAAATTTATCAAGCCTAGAATAAAAATTACCACGATCTGTAATTTAATACTACAGTATGGCCAAAGTTTGATGTGCTAAAATTAAAAGTAAAGCAATGAATATCAGCTTGAGGTTCTTGCTTGAGGTTTTG
Proteins encoded:
- the LOC137982084 gene encoding solute carrier family 22 member 15-like, producing MEFDHVLRIIGEFGPHQRRLYVLLNLSLIPAAFQLLLQVFVGAEPRWTCSGSSTNETCKRNSSVCIETEYSSKSYTIVAEWNLVCEHAFKADLVQSVLMAGTLFGALILGALADKYGRRKIWYISFTGLLLFGFASSFAPTYKIYTLLRFLTGFFVGGEILSAFVLATELIGPSYRGFAGTMAQCFFTFGLLVLPIVSYLVRDWRTLSVLVSLPFCVFILFFRIVPESARWLIIRGRLAEAEDILSIIARKNGIAVPKVLLQVSPPMSVVGNRYGCLDLFSNLKIAKITVVLFYLWFVNTLVYYGLSLNTKHLGGDIYKNFFLSSLMEVPAYLTSVCLINWVGRRRSLCYYMMMGGAACLVCLFFQTGTKPTSRILTTSFAMIGKFGISASFAVIYIYSAELLPTVVRNVGMGVCSMASRIGGICSPFVVFLGVYTRPLPMMIFGMCSFSAGLLSLVLPETLNKPLPESLEEIGFQGVEGMLYEQLEMQQYTRVMDAKDDVFQVNDSDFDEDVISEKTTFI